In the genome of Blastocatellia bacterium, the window ACTCGACGGTCCACGTCTGCTCGATCCCCCAGAAACGTGCGTTGCCGAAGTTAGCGCGCACAAGAACGGGTGCCGAGGAAGCAGCGACAAAGACAACCCCATTCGGAAGCTGCGCGACGATGGGCTCGCCACCGAGCGAGAGGCCGACGGCTCCCGGTGGCAGAATCAACGCTTGTTTGGCGATCAAGTTCGAGACATCGTTCAAGAAGAGCGTGAGTTCGCCCCGCACTCGAGCGCGTCGGTAGCGCACGCCCAGCTCATAGCTGGAGCTGAGTTCGGGCTTGAGAGGAGCAACCGGGCGTCCTGTCGAAACGGCCGTGCGATCCGCTGTTGAGCCGACGAATCCTCCCAGCGCAGCGATGTCACGAGCAGCGGCTTCGAAGCCCGAGCCCGTGAGTCCAAGTGTGCCGAGATCGGTCAGGCTCGGCGCGCGAAAGCCGCGGCTGAGGTGAAAAGAAGCGCTGAGGTGATCGCCCAGGGGCACGAGAAGGCCAATCCGTCCGCTCACATTGGAGACACGGAGTGCATCGCTCGGCCAAAGTGGACGTCCTGCAACGATCGGAGCATATTCAGCGCGAGAACGATAGTCGGCGCCGCTGTACCGCAAGCCGCCGATCAGCTTCACGGATCCTCGTCGGGGTTCAAAGACATCGAGGACGTAGATTCCCCAATTCTGATATCGGGCGCGGTCCGGCACACGAGGCCGCCGCAGTGTCACGCGCGACGTGACTGGGTCCACGCCGAAGGCCGGCGCGCGGATGCGCTCGTGATAGGCTTCCCCGCCCAGGCGGAGATAGTGTCCGCGCCAGAGCCGCTCAGCTCGGGCTTGCACCCCATGAACGCGCATCTTCTCATATTCGTGCACGATGGTGGCACGCGGATTCCCATTGCCCCCTTGGTTCACGCGTTCTTCGCGCTGCGCATTGAAGGAGTACGACAGGGAGAAGTGATCGAAACCCGCAAATGCCTGGCGATCATAACGAGCGTAGAAGAAGTCGAGCATGAGATTGCGCAGGTCGGCGATGAGGTTGCCATCACCGCCGAGGAGTTGGTCGAAGCGTTTCCCCCCATCTTGTTGCCCGCGTTGATAATGGAACCGGAAGGCGTGTCCAGAAGATGGAGCCCACAACAAGCTCGCGCTTCCTCCATATTGGGTGAAGCCGGTGTCCGGCAGGCGGGGACCGTAAAGCACGCTCGAGGGAAGGCCCAAAAAGCGCGTCACCGCTGAATGGGAATCCACGCCACGTCCTGGCCGGAGAGTGTTCACACGCCGTCCCACCGCGTTGAGGACAAGGCCGAGCGTAGGCGTCCCAATGCTTGCGCGGAAGTTCGATCCCGTGCTCCAGTCCGCGGTATTCAAGGTCGTCGCCCAACTCCCGTGCCATTCGACCTTGCGGAGTGCAAGAGGAGGCGGCCACGTCAAAAGTTGGAAGCTTCCACCCAGGGCATCGCTTCCATAATCGGCACTCCGCGGCCCGCGCAGGACTTCGATGGTCTCCACGTGCGTGGGGTCCAATAGGCTGAGGAATGTATGGATGCCCGAGCGCATGGCGGAAGTCGAGTAGCGAACGCCATCCACGTAGACGTTGACCTTATCGCCGCCAAGCCCTCGGATGAAGATCCCCGCGATCGTGGGGCTCGTCCGTTGTAGGTGCACCCCAACTTCTTCGTTCACAGCCTGCGCCAGGACGGCTTTCGCACGTGCGAGAATCTGATCGGAGGTGATGACGCTCACAGGTTGAACGGCGCGGTTCGCTTCCTCGACGAATCCACCTTCTCCGGTCACAGTCACCTCTTCCACAATTGGGGCAGTGTCGAGCGTCACCCGAAGGTAAACATCGTCGGCGACTGCGAGTCGAATGGGGAGACGGTGTTCGACGAACCCTTGCGCATGGACGACCAACTCGTAAACCCCGCGTGGCAACTGAGCGAACGTGAACTCACCAGCTTCGTTTGACACTGTGCTCGCCATCGTACGTTGCGCCTGCCGGAGAAAGACCTGCGCGCCAGAGACGCGCGCTCCTGTAGCGTCAGTCACGATCCCGCGAATCCTCCCCCGGGACTCGGCCAATGCGCGCTCTGACGCCACGCCCAGTACAATCATTCCCGCGAGCAACGCTCCTATCCCAATGTCCCCCAAGTGTCTTCTCATATCTCGTGCCTAGTCCAGGCAGATTTTGAGGAACGACCTGTTATTTTACGGTCTCCTTGCTCACTATGCCAAGGATCAGGATGCTCAACGGCGCGTGCTCACTTGGCTTTCACGATTAATGCGGGAAGCTGCGATTTTTTTAAAGCTCGACGATTCTGCACGCTAGATATACCCACAGCCTGTAACCGCTGCTCGATCTCAGAACGTTTCAAAGAGATGGCGAGGACGAGCGATATGGCGTGGAGGTGCGAGATTGTGAAGATCTTCGGTCAGGAAGACCGTTTGAGAAGGGTGGTTTCTCACATGAGCTGGTGTCGGGGACGCGCGTCAGAAGGAGAGGGGTGGGAGACGCTGCCCGAGTGGATCTCGTCGTCGGGATTAGAGGTCAAGCAATGCCGTTTCGGGGGAGAGCATTGGCCGGTCTGGAAGAGGTGAGCCCAACGGAGGTCGCAGACCGGCCAAGGGTGAGGCACGGCTATTATAGCGGGTTTCGTAGGGAAACCGCTATGGTGGAATAGCGAGGGCCTCCCAGCTCATCCCCCGATTGTTTTCCCATCTACGGGGATGAGCCCTTTCTTTCGCGTCCAACCGGTGATCATCATGGGGATGCATCGGTCGGGAACGACCCTTTTGGCACGGCTCCTGAGTCGGCTCGGCCTCTTCCTCGGTCATCATGTAGAGAGTCACCATGAGGCTGTCTTCTTCTTGCACCTGAACGAAGTCATCCTCAGGCAAGCCCGGGCCTCTTGGGATCGTCCCGATCCAATCCGCGATTTCCTGCAGAACCCGGAGATCATGCGGATGACGCTCCGTTGCGTGGAACGCGATCTCCTCTCGTGGCGAAGCGCCCGTTATCTGGGATGGCGAAATCTCCTGCATTATCGCTCCTTAGCTCGCTTTGATCGGCCATGGGGATGGAAAGACCCTCGCAACGTCCTCACGCTGCCGTTGTGGGCGGAGCTATTCCCCGGGGCGAAAATCATTTACATCGTGCGCCACGGGGTGGACGTGGCGCAAAGCTTAGTGGTCCGGGAGCAGCAATACCTGAATTGGCAGCGGGTCCGATTCCGCGAACGATTTCATCGCCCCAGTCTTCGGACGCATCTGGAGCGCGTGGGCTTTCGGGGCTCGACGCGTTGTCTGACGCTCGCGGGGGCATTCGCTCTATGGGCGAGCTATATGGCCCATGCCGCATGGGCGCTCGCCCATGTCTCCAACGAACGCATGATCATTCGATATGAGGACTTCGTGCGGGAGCCGCTTTCCTTCCTTGGCACGCTCGCCGATTTCTGCGGGCTGCCGAACGTTCGGCGATGGGAGATTGAGGAGGCCTCGCGTGAGGTGGAAGCGCGGCGAGCCTATGCCTTCATTTCTGATCCAGCGCTTGTGGCGTTCTTCCGCCGTGTGCGCACGAATGCCTGGATGGAGCATTACGGCTATTCGGAGGCCGTGCTGCCGTCCCGCATCCTGGTGTGATGTGCTCCAATTGATGGGAGAAGGCGGGGGAGGCGTCAAGTCGCTCTTCACTTTAGAATCCCTTGCCCGAATGGGAGTCCCTGGACGAAAATAGAAGGCGCAGTGCGCGGAGCGAGAAGGGGGTGTGATGGAGGTTGAAGAAGAAGGGTTGAAGAAGAAGGAACGATGAGGCGAAGCGTCACGTG includes:
- a CDS encoding sulfotransferase produces the protein MSPFFRVQPVIIMGMHRSGTTLLARLLSRLGLFLGHHVESHHEAVFFLHLNEVILRQARASWDRPDPIRDFLQNPEIMRMTLRCVERDLLSWRSARYLGWRNLLHYRSLARFDRPWGWKDPRNVLTLPLWAELFPGAKIIYIVRHGVDVAQSLVVREQQYLNWQRVRFRERFHRPSLRTHLERVGFRGSTRCLTLAGAFALWASYMAHAAWALAHVSNERMIIRYEDFVREPLSFLGTLADFCGLPNVRRWEIEEASREVEARRAYAFISDPALVAFFRRVRTNAWMEHYGYSEAVLPSRILV
- a CDS encoding TonB-dependent receptor gives rise to the protein MRRHLGDIGIGALLAGMIVLGVASERALAESRGRIRGIVTDATGARVSGAQVFLRQAQRTMASTVSNEAGEFTFAQLPRGVYELVVHAQGFVEHRLPIRLAVADDVYLRVTLDTAPIVEEVTVTGEGGFVEEANRAVQPVSVITSDQILARAKAVLAQAVNEEVGVHLQRTSPTIAGIFIRGLGGDKVNVYVDGVRYSTSAMRSGIHTFLSLLDPTHVETIEVLRGPRSADYGSDALGGSFQLLTWPPPLALRKVEWHGSWATTLNTADWSTGSNFRASIGTPTLGLVLNAVGRRVNTLRPGRGVDSHSAVTRFLGLPSSVLYGPRLPDTGFTQYGGSASLLWAPSSGHAFRFHYQRGQQDGGKRFDQLLGGDGNLIADLRNLMLDFFYARYDRQAFAGFDHFSLSYSFNAQREERVNQGGNGNPRATIVHEYEKMRVHGVQARAERLWRGHYLRLGGEAYHERIRAPAFGVDPVTSRVTLRRPRVPDRARYQNWGIYVLDVFEPRRGSVKLIGGLRYSGADYRSRAEYAPIVAGRPLWPSDALRVSNVSGRIGLLVPLGDHLSASFHLSRGFRAPSLTDLGTLGLTGSGFEAAARDIAALGGFVGSTADRTAVSTGRPVAPLKPELSSSYELGVRYRRARVRGELTLFLNDVSNLIAKQALILPPGAVGLSLGGEPIVAQLPNGVVFVAASSAPVLVRANFGNARFWGIEQTWTVEFSERWSLDLVHTHIAAKDRRTGRPPNIEASFPAPDGWLRLRYMPTRRFWIEPYLHAAARHTRLSTLALEDRRTGATRSRTSIANFFRNGATVRGLVGPGPDGRLGTADDVLIPTGETLTQIQNRVLGPGVESAPLFRAIPGYVVFNVRLGVHLGENHRLIAEVENLTDRNYRGISWGLDAPGRSLFLRYQYTF